The following are encoded together in the Bactrocera neohumeralis isolate Rockhampton chromosome 6, APGP_CSIRO_Bneo_wtdbg2-racon-allhic-juicebox.fasta_v2, whole genome shotgun sequence genome:
- the LOC126760986 gene encoding heat shock protein 23-like: MANLPLILSLADDLSRLTPFYEPAFYSRWPAVAAAPGNQLRKFEKDLPVATVGKDGFQASLDVQQFKPSELSVKVVDDHIVVEGKHEEREDDHGYIARHFVRRYALPKGFQADKVVSTLSSDGVLTVRVPKPAIEDKSNERVIQIQQVGPAHLNVKENPKEVTSEEQASA, translated from the coding sequence atggcaaacttaCCATTGATCTTGAGCTTGGCCGATGACCTTAGCCGCTTGACGCCCTTCTACGAACCGGCCTTCTACTCGCGCTGGCCAGCAGTAGCTGCCGCACCCGGAAATCAACTGCGTAAATTCGAAAAGGATTTGCCCGTAGCAACTGTGGGCAAGGATGGCTTCCAAGCCAGTTTAGATGTGCAGCAATTCAAGCCCAGTGAGTTGAGTGTTAAGGTGGTCGATGACCATATCGTGGTCGAGGGTAAACACGAGGAACGTGAAGATGATCACGGTTACATTGCACGACACTTTGTGCGCCGCTATGCTTTGCCAAAAGGATTCCAGGCCGATAAAGTTGTTTCTACCCTGTCTTCGGATGGCGTCTTAACGGTACGTGTGCCAAAGCCAGCCATCGAGGATAAGTCCAACGAGCGTGTGATCCAAATTCAACAAGTTGGTCCCGCTCACTTGAATGTGAAGGAGAATCCCAAAGAAGTCACCAGTGAGGAGCAGGCAAGCGCTTAA